Proteins from a genomic interval of Echeneis naucrates chromosome 21, fEcheNa1.1, whole genome shotgun sequence:
- the akap17a gene encoding A-kinase anchor protein 17A isoform X2 — translation MTTIVHDTTEAVCLSAEYNLYLKPIAKMTVSVALPQLKLPGKSISNWEVMERVKAMVAPEQFSVLRISKSTMDFIRFEGEVENKTVVKSLLGRLDGKSIKLSGFTDVLKVRAVENKVDFPARHDWDSFFRDAKDMNETLPGERPDTIHLEGLPCRWFSQKDSNYPDRPSENVLIAVFQSFGKVRNVDIPMLDPYREEMLDKNFSTFSFGGHLNFEAYVQYQEYCGFAKAMDTLRGMKLMLKGDDGKAVACNIKVAFDTSKHLSETALKRRTLERMKLQELERQREEQKRREKEEEERRKEEERKQKEQEEEEKERRKEERLRKREQKLREREQRRNLKRVRRQQEEEQKKLQMKIAMEERRLLLAQRNLESIRLIAELLARAKALKQQQQEKERAQREEQERQEEARQKDELARLQQLEACRRKQEEELRRVEVEKERALELQRREKELRERLLCNLLKKSNGRTTKSPETQSHTGPVITEEASVPGGNDVMMEVLGRMNGAAESKEKQMSKSRAHIDFSRRNRATEERGGQEDRRKGRERKREDVSRSRHSRERAREGSHRERRTHSRGRRRRSHSYSKRRRSSSHHRRSSSHHRRSNSHQGSRSTSSSRDRSRSSSGRSYSRGRSHRHSHHRHSRGSSRSSNKSRGRRSRSHYSRRYRRHSNSRDRSHSRRR, via the exons ATGACCACCATTGTCCACGATACTACAGAGGCAGTGTGCCTCTCTGCTGAGTACAACCTGTACCTCAAGCCCATTGCCAAAATGACCGTCAGCGTGGCACTGCCTCAGCTCAAGCTCCCGGGCAAGAGCATCTCCAACTGGGAGGTGATGGAGAGGGTGAAGGCCATGGTCGCTCCAGAGCAGTTTTCAGTGCTGAGGATCTCCAAAAGCACCATGGACTTCATCCGCTTTGAGGGGGAGGTGGAAAACAAGACGGTGGTCAAAAGCCTGCTGGGTCGTCTTGATGGGAAGAGTATCAAACTCAGTGGATTTACAGACGTACTGAAG GTACGTGCAGTAGAGAATAAGGTAGACTTCCCTGCACGGCATGACTGGGACTCATTCTTCCGTGATGCCAAGGATATGAATGAGACACTGCCAGGAGAGAGACCTGACACTATTCATCTCGAGGGGCTTCCTTGTCGGTGGTTCAGCCAGAAGGACAGCAATTATCCAGACCGGCCCTCTGAAAATGTTCTTATTGCTGTCTTCCAGAGCTTTGGCAAG GTGCGAAATGTTGATATTCCAATGCTGGACCCATACAGAGAGGAAATGCTGGACAAGAACTTCAGTACATTCAGCTTTGGAGGCCATCTGAATTTCGAGGCTTATGTCCAGTACCAGGAGTATTGTGGCTTCGCCAAGGCTATGGACACTCTACGTGGCATGAAACTGATGCTCAAGGGAGATGATGGAAAGGCAGTTGCCTGCAATATCAAG GTTGCTTTTGACACTAGCAAGCACCTGAGTGAGACAGCTCTGAAGAGGAGGACCCTGGAAAGGATGAAATTGCAGGAactggagaggcagagagaggagcagaaacgacgagagaaggaagaggaagagcgccgtaaagaggaagagag GAagcagaaggagcaggaagaggaagaaaaggagaggagaaaggaggagaggctGCGGAAGCGAGAACAGAAGCTTAGGGAAAGGGAGCAAAGGAGGAACCTGAAGAGAGTGAGgcggcagcaggaggaggagcagaagaaacTGCAAATGAAGATTGcaatggaggagaggaggttaCTGTTGGCTCAACGCAATCTGGAATCTATACGGCTCATTGCTGAGCTGCTGGCCAGGGCAAAG GCCctaaagcagcagcaacaggagaaagagagggctCAACGTGAGGAACAGGAAAGGCAGGAAGAGGCACGACAGAAGGATGAACTTGCCCGGCTTCAGCAGCTGGAGGCTTGCAGACgcaaacaggaggaggagctccggagggtggaggtggagaaagaGCGAGCACTCGAGCTCCAACGCCGAGAAAAGGAGTTAAGAGAGAGACTGCTTTGCAATCTGCTGAAGAAGAGCAATGGGAGAACAACAAAGTCTCCAGAGACGCAGAGCCACACTGGCCCTGTAATAACTGAGGAGGCCTCTGTACCTGGTGGCAATGACGTGATGATGGAGGTTCTGGGCCGGATGAATGGTGCTGCTGAGAGCAAAGAGAAGCAAATGTCCAAATCTAGGGCACACATCGATTTTTCACGGAGAAACAGAGctacagaggagagaggaggacaggaggataggaggaaaggcagagaaaggaagagggaaGACGTGTCGAGAAGTAGACATAGCAGGGAGCGAGCCAGGGAGGGCTcccacagagagaggagaacccacagcagagggaggagaaggcgCTCCCACAGCTacagcaagaggaggaggagctccAGCCACCATAGGAGGAGCTCCAGTCATCACAGGAGGAGCAATAGTCACCAGGGCAGCAGGAGCACAAGTTCAAGTAGGgacaggagcaggagcagcagtgggAGGAGTTACAGCAGGGGGAGGAGTCACAGACATAGTCACCACCGACACAGCAGAGGCAGCTCCAGGAGCAGCAATAAAAGCAGAGGCAGGAGGAGTCGCAGTCATTACAGTCGGAGATACAGGAGACACAGCAACAGTAGAGACAGGAGCCACTCTAGACGACGCTAA
- the akap17a gene encoding A-kinase anchor protein 17A isoform X1: MCAEGLVYSLSTFLQLPQTSATMTTIVHDTTEAVCLSAEYNLYLKPIAKMTVSVALPQLKLPGKSISNWEVMERVKAMVAPEQFSVLRISKSTMDFIRFEGEVENKTVVKSLLGRLDGKSIKLSGFTDVLKVRAVENKVDFPARHDWDSFFRDAKDMNETLPGERPDTIHLEGLPCRWFSQKDSNYPDRPSENVLIAVFQSFGKVRNVDIPMLDPYREEMLDKNFSTFSFGGHLNFEAYVQYQEYCGFAKAMDTLRGMKLMLKGDDGKAVACNIKVAFDTSKHLSETALKRRTLERMKLQELERQREEQKRREKEEEERRKEEERKQKEQEEEEKERRKEERLRKREQKLREREQRRNLKRVRRQQEEEQKKLQMKIAMEERRLLLAQRNLESIRLIAELLARAKALKQQQQEKERAQREEQERQEEARQKDELARLQQLEACRRKQEEELRRVEVEKERALELQRREKELRERLLCNLLKKSNGRTTKSPETQSHTGPVITEEASVPGGNDVMMEVLGRMNGAAESKEKQMSKSRAHIDFSRRNRATEERGGQEDRRKGRERKREDVSRSRHSRERAREGSHRERRTHSRGRRRRSHSYSKRRRSSSHHRRSSSHHRRSNSHQGSRSTSSSRDRSRSSSGRSYSRGRSHRHSHHRHSRGSSRSSNKSRGRRSRSHYSRRYRRHSNSRDRSHSRRR; this comes from the exons ATGTGTGCTGAAGGTCTCGTTTACAGCCTTTCCACCTTCCTGCAGCTTCCTCAGACATCTGCAACAATGACCACCATTGTCCACGATACTACAGAGGCAGTGTGCCTCTCTGCTGAGTACAACCTGTACCTCAAGCCCATTGCCAAAATGACCGTCAGCGTGGCACTGCCTCAGCTCAAGCTCCCGGGCAAGAGCATCTCCAACTGGGAGGTGATGGAGAGGGTGAAGGCCATGGTCGCTCCAGAGCAGTTTTCAGTGCTGAGGATCTCCAAAAGCACCATGGACTTCATCCGCTTTGAGGGGGAGGTGGAAAACAAGACGGTGGTCAAAAGCCTGCTGGGTCGTCTTGATGGGAAGAGTATCAAACTCAGTGGATTTACAGACGTACTGAAG GTACGTGCAGTAGAGAATAAGGTAGACTTCCCTGCACGGCATGACTGGGACTCATTCTTCCGTGATGCCAAGGATATGAATGAGACACTGCCAGGAGAGAGACCTGACACTATTCATCTCGAGGGGCTTCCTTGTCGGTGGTTCAGCCAGAAGGACAGCAATTATCCAGACCGGCCCTCTGAAAATGTTCTTATTGCTGTCTTCCAGAGCTTTGGCAAG GTGCGAAATGTTGATATTCCAATGCTGGACCCATACAGAGAGGAAATGCTGGACAAGAACTTCAGTACATTCAGCTTTGGAGGCCATCTGAATTTCGAGGCTTATGTCCAGTACCAGGAGTATTGTGGCTTCGCCAAGGCTATGGACACTCTACGTGGCATGAAACTGATGCTCAAGGGAGATGATGGAAAGGCAGTTGCCTGCAATATCAAG GTTGCTTTTGACACTAGCAAGCACCTGAGTGAGACAGCTCTGAAGAGGAGGACCCTGGAAAGGATGAAATTGCAGGAactggagaggcagagagaggagcagaaacgacgagagaaggaagaggaagagcgccgtaaagaggaagagag GAagcagaaggagcaggaagaggaagaaaaggagaggagaaaggaggagaggctGCGGAAGCGAGAACAGAAGCTTAGGGAAAGGGAGCAAAGGAGGAACCTGAAGAGAGTGAGgcggcagcaggaggaggagcagaagaaacTGCAAATGAAGATTGcaatggaggagaggaggttaCTGTTGGCTCAACGCAATCTGGAATCTATACGGCTCATTGCTGAGCTGCTGGCCAGGGCAAAG GCCctaaagcagcagcaacaggagaaagagagggctCAACGTGAGGAACAGGAAAGGCAGGAAGAGGCACGACAGAAGGATGAACTTGCCCGGCTTCAGCAGCTGGAGGCTTGCAGACgcaaacaggaggaggagctccggagggtggaggtggagaaagaGCGAGCACTCGAGCTCCAACGCCGAGAAAAGGAGTTAAGAGAGAGACTGCTTTGCAATCTGCTGAAGAAGAGCAATGGGAGAACAACAAAGTCTCCAGAGACGCAGAGCCACACTGGCCCTGTAATAACTGAGGAGGCCTCTGTACCTGGTGGCAATGACGTGATGATGGAGGTTCTGGGCCGGATGAATGGTGCTGCTGAGAGCAAAGAGAAGCAAATGTCCAAATCTAGGGCACACATCGATTTTTCACGGAGAAACAGAGctacagaggagagaggaggacaggaggataggaggaaaggcagagaaaggaagagggaaGACGTGTCGAGAAGTAGACATAGCAGGGAGCGAGCCAGGGAGGGCTcccacagagagaggagaacccacagcagagggaggagaaggcgCTCCCACAGCTacagcaagaggaggaggagctccAGCCACCATAGGAGGAGCTCCAGTCATCACAGGAGGAGCAATAGTCACCAGGGCAGCAGGAGCACAAGTTCAAGTAGGgacaggagcaggagcagcagtgggAGGAGTTACAGCAGGGGGAGGAGTCACAGACATAGTCACCACCGACACAGCAGAGGCAGCTCCAGGAGCAGCAATAAAAGCAGAGGCAGGAGGAGTCGCAGTCATTACAGTCGGAGATACAGGAGACACAGCAACAGTAGAGACAGGAGCCACTCTAGACGACGCTAA
- the sowahca gene encoding ankyrin repeat domain-containing protein SOWAHC yields MMASQCTEQAVQEFLMERGGRVQQMELIDHFLSGSGENDPSKEAVNRDLLKRIVDDVCFVKLENGVKFVCLDPEGSAESVMRADADGHDQEECNGNTQTPDKSDNGNPGHGGQTGGPIQHDPQLDNDKKSNGNEQPAASSQNQASTGTLSSGGGVEVKLRDRRRRESAPVIGMPDMEQSHPGWQGRSGRRVSKGSQRAMLTSCLSEDSALEGLDPIGDINTPKGSRRNFIELMMSSSPQVRRSLINRGSRLRDSVRSDGDSASLLSSATDEDCASVTLDPLEHEWMLCASDCLWESLQPLLAVEPSLVAKRDFVTGFTCLHWAAKQGKVELLSQLLAFAKENAIPMNVNVRSSAGYTPLHLAAMHGHTQVVRVLLSDWEADPDARDYSGRRAIQYLPPPLAANLQEEGVVTSPGAESDSENTNGSGGGGGRSWRFPRVLQGNLNPLRLLNSPSEAGEEAVVNGKAKGGMQRKSSLSRLNARLHRGRHRAQIIHSASFRDTGEVGREEKLPSSPLRTRPLSNLFG; encoded by the exons ATGATGGCGTCCCAGTGCACGGAGCAGGCGGTGCAGGAGTTCCtgatggagagaggagggagggtcCAACAGATGGAGCTGATCGATCATTTCCTATCGGGCTCGGGAGAAAATGATCCGTCGAAGGAAGCGGTGAATCGCGACTTGCTGAAACGCATCGTGGACGACGTGTGTTTCGTGAAGCTGGAAAACGGCGtgaaatttgtgtgtttggaccCAGAAGGCAGCGCCGAGTCAGTGATGCGTGCGGACGCGGACGGCCACGATCAAGAGGAGTGCAAtggcaacacacagacaccggACAAGAGTGACAACGGCAATCCTGGCCACGGAGGACAAACAG GAGGACCCATCCAGCATGATCCACAActtgacaatgacaaaaagtcAAACGGCAATGAACAACCTGCAGCCTCCTCCCAGAATCAGGCCAGCACAGGGACACTTAGTTCTggtggaggagtggaggtgaaGCTGAGGGACAGGAGGAGGCGAGAGTCAGCCCCCGTTATTGGGATGCCAGATATGGAGCAGTCTCACCCTGGGTGGCAAGGGAGAAGTGGGCGTAGGGTGTCAAAAGGCTCCCAGCGTGCCATGCTGACCAGCTGCCTATCTGAAGACAGCGCCCTGGAGGGGCTGGACCCCATTGGAGATATCAACACGCCGAAGGGAAGTCGCAGAAATTTCATAGAACTGATGATGAGTAGCTCTCCCCAG GTTCGGAGGTCCCTTATCAACCGTGGCTCACGCCTCAGGGACTCAGTGAGGAGTGATGGTGATTCAGCATCACTCCTCTCTTCAGCCACTGATGAAGACTGTGCCTCGGTGACCCTGGACCCACTGGAGCACGAGTGGATGCTGTGTGCTTCTGACTGCCTATGGGAAAGCTTGCAGCCACTGCTGGCTGTCGAACCCAGCCTGGTAGCCAAGAGAGACTTTGTGACCGGCTTTACCTGTCTCCATTGGGCGGCCAAGCAAGGCAAGGTGGAGCTGCTTTCCCAGCTGCTGGCTTTCGCCAAGGAGAATGCTATACccatgaatgtgaatgtgagatCGAGTGCTGGATACACGCCGCTACACCTGGCTGCCATGCATGGACATACACAG GTGGTTCGTGTATTGCTGTCAGACTGGGAGGCAGACCCCGATGCTCGAGACTACAGTGGGCGACGAGCCATCCAGTATCTTCCCCCACCGTTGGCTGCTaacctgcaggaggagggagtggTTACCTCGCCGGGGGCCGAGTcagacagtgaaaacacaaacggcagcggtgggggaggagggcgcAGCTGGAGGTTTCCTAGAGTCCTCCAGGGCAATCTGAACCCACTGCGGCTGCTGAATTCACCATCtgaagcaggagaggaggcagtCGTGAATGGAAAGGCCAAAGGGGGCATGCAGAGGAAGTCGTCGCTGAGCCGTCTGAACGCCCGCCTACACCGAGGGCGCCACAGAGCCCAGATCATCCACAGTGCTTCCTTTCGGGACACTGGGGAGgtgggaagagaagagaagctTCCCAGCAGTCCTCTTCGAACCCGACCACTCTCCAACCTGTTTGGATGA
- the septin10 gene encoding septin-10 — translation MASSDVARQPDKGVRPLSLAGHVGFDSLPDQLVNKSICQGFCFNILCIGETGIGKSTLMDTLFNTNFENFESSHFEPQVKLRAQTYDLQESNVRLRLTVVNTVGFGDQMNKQESYQPVVDYIDRQFESYLQEELKIKRSLHNYHDSRVHACLYFISPSGHSLKSLDLVTMKKLDSKVNIIPVIAKADTISKSELHKFKIKIMSELVSNGVQIYQFPLDDETVAKVNTTMNGHLPFAVVGSTEEVSVGNKMVKARQYPWGVVQVENENHCDFVKLREMLICVNMEDLREQTHTRHYELYRRCKLEEMGFKDTDPECKPVSLQQTYEAKRQEFLVELQKREDEMRQMFVQRVKEKEAELKEAERELQSRFEHLKRIHADEKATLEEKKRLLDEDQSSFSKRRAAAQLLQAQSLTANGKKDKDRKNSGFM, via the exons ATGGCTTCTTCGGACGTTGCTCGGCAGCCG GATAAAGGAGTCCGGCCCCTGTCCTTGGCAGGTCATGTGGGCTTTGACAGCCTTCCAGATCAGCTTGTCAACAAGTCAATCTGTCAGGGCTTCTGCTTCAATATTCTCTGCATTG GTGAAACCGGCATTGGCAAGTCTACTCTAATGGACACTCTATTTAACACCAATTTTGAGAATTTTGAGTCATCCCACTTTGAACCTCAGGTGAAGTTGCGGGCTCAGACCTATGACCTGCAGGAGAGCAATGTCAGACTTCGCCTCACAGTGGTCAATACTGTGGGCTTCGGGGaccaaatgaacaaacaagagAG CTATCAGCCGGTAGTGGATTATATCGACAGGCAGTTTGAGAGTTATCTTCAAGAGGAACTAAAAATCAAGCGCTCTCTTCACAACTACCATGACTCAAGAGTCCACGCTTGCCTTTACTTCATCTCCCCCTCGGGTCATTCACTCAAGTCCCTGGACCTGGTCACCATGAAGAAACTAGACAGCAAG GTGAACATCATCCCAGTGATAGCCAAAGCTGACACTATCAGTAAGAGTGAGCTGCACAAGTTCAAGATCAAAATCATGAGTGAGCTGGTCAGCAACGGTGTCCAGATCTACCAGTTCCctctggatgatgagactgtGGCCAAAGTTAACACGACTATGAAT GGCCACTTGCCATTTGCAGTAGTAGGCAGCACAGAGGAAGTGAGCGTTGGCAATAAGATGGTTAAGGCTCGTCAGTATCCCTGGGGTGTTGTACAAG tggagaATGAGAatcactgtgactttgtgaagcTGCGAGAGATGCTCATCTGCGTAAACATGGAAGACCTGagagaacagacacacactcgccACTATGAGCTGTACAGACGCTgcaaactggaggaaatgggATTCAAAGACACAGACCCAGAGTGCAAACCTGTCAG TCTGCAGCAGACTTATGAGGCCAAGCGTCAGGAGTTCCTGGTGGAGCTGCAGAAGAGAGAGGATGAAATGAGGCAGATGTTTGTGCAGAgggtgaaggagaaggaggccGAGCTGAAGGAGGCTGAGAGAGAG CTGCAGAGCCGGTTTGAGCATCTGAAGCGCATCCATGCAGATGAGAAGGCAACCttggaggaaaagaagagactCCTGGATGAGGACCAGAGCTCCTTCAGTAAGAGAcgagctgctgctcagctcctGCAGGCTCAGAGTCTCACTGCCAATGGCAAGAAGGACAAGGACCGCAAGAA CTCTGGCTTCATGTGA